The Thermoplasmata archaeon sequence GTCTCCCCCGGCCGAGCCCGCGTAGGCTAGTTTGGATAGACTTCCAGGCTCCGGACCTGGTGACTTGGGTTCAAATCCCAACGCGGGCGCTCCCTCCCGGCCGAGTCGTGCGAACTCTTTAGCCTAGAACGCCTTCCGGGCCCCGTGGTGTCCGTGACTCCCGACCCCGGATCCGGTGCGCTGTCCTGGCCCACGGGATGGGTCCGCTGCGCCTGGTGCAAGAAGATCGTGCCGTACGGGTCCGCCGATTTGGTCCAGGTCAAGCGAAGGCGAACGCAGGTCTTCATGCACGCGAACTGCGCCCATGAGGCGGAGCTTCAGGATTGGAACAAGGAGCCGCCGCTGCACGGCGGGGACTGAGGACGAATCCTACGCGGGCAGGTCGCTCGGCGGCGGCCGGTAGTTCGCGTACTGCTCCCGCAGGGTGAGCTTCGAGAACTTGCCCGTGGCGGTCCGCGGGATTTCCTTCGCGAAGACGATCGCGTCGGGCAGCCACCACTTCGCGAAGTTAGGCTCCAGGAACGCGCGGAGCTCGTCCGCGGTCACGTTCTTCCCTTCCCTGGTGACGACCACCGCGAGGGGGCGCTCGCCCCATTTCTCGTTCGCCATCGCGATCACGGCTGCCTCCTTCACCGCGGGGTGGGCCATGAGAGCGTTCTCTAGGTCAACGGAACTGATCCATTCGCCTCCCGACTTGATCAGGTCCTTCGTGCGGTCTACAATCTTCACGTAGCCCTCGGGATCGATCGAGGCCACGTCGCCTGTACGGAACCAACCGTCGTCCGTCCAGCGGTCGGCGGCTTCCGGCATACGGTAGTAGCTCGCGGCGACCCAAGGACCGCGCACCTGCAGCTCGCCGACCGCCTTCCCGTCCCAGGGTATCTCCCCGCCGTCGCCCATGCCCCGGAGCTCGACGAAGGGCAACGCGAAACCTTGCTTGGCGCGGATCTCGTAGCGCTCCTTCTCGGGCCTATCGTCGAGAGACTTCTTGACGACGCTGACCGATCCGATCGGGGAGGTCTCAGTCATCCCCCAGCCCTGGACCACCTGCAGGTCATGGCGGTCGAATCCGCGAATAAGCGTCTCGGGGACCGCGGAGCCTCCGATGAGCATGCGCATGCCTGGCACGAGGTGCCAACGGTTCGGATACTTGTCTAAGAGATCCAGGATGCCCATCCAAATCGTCGGGACGCCCGCGGTCGCGGTGACCCTCTCGCGCTCGAAGAGATCGAGGAGGCTCTCCGGGTCAAGATGAGGGCCTGGCAGGACCTGCTTCGCTCCCACCATCGTCGCGGTAAACGGGATGCCCCAGGCGTTCACATGGAACATAGGCACGACCGGGAGCACGGTGTCGGACCCCGAGATGGAGACGCCCCTGGCGCCCGCGGCGACCAGGGTATGGAGGACCAGGGCGCGGTGGGAATAGAGAACCCCCTTCGGCCTTCCTGTGGTACCCGAGGTGTAGCACAGGCCCGCGGCGTCCTCTTCCGCGATCTTGGGAGGCTGGAAGGACCCTGGGGCCGACTTCAGAAAATCCTCGTAGCTCTCCGTCGCCGGGGGAACGGGCTTCCCTGTGAGAGGCGCGACGAAGACGCGTTCGAACTTCACGCGGTCCTTCACGCGGTCGAGGATCGGGAGGAGTGTGTCGTCGATGACTAGGAAGCGATCCTCGGCGTGGTTCAGGATGTACGCGAGGTCGTTCGGATGCAGGCGGAGGTTCACCGTATGCAGGACACCCCCTGCCGCGGGAACGCCGAAGTACGCCTCCAGGTGGACGTAGTCGTTCCACATGAGCGTCGCGACCCGGTCTCCCGGTTTGAGCCCCGCCTTTTGGAGCGCTTCCGCTAGCGCCCGCGCCCGGCGGTTCAAGTCCGCGTACGTGTAGCGGTGAAGGGACTTGTCCGGGAGGCGCGACACGATCTGGGATGACCCGAAGAGGGATGCCGCGTGGTCCAGGATATGGGTCAGGGTGAGAGGAAACTCCATCATCGTGCCCTTCACGGGTCCACCCCCGTCGCACACCAGGTCGGTGCGGCACGCATCGATCCCCAAGCTAGCTGGGACGAGCCCTGAGCGTCCACCGCGTTGCCCCCTCTCCGGCTGGAATCGGACACGGGGTATAAACGGTTGTCCCAAGGAGCCCGGAGATTCAACGACGTGGACACGGAGTGGTGCGTTGACCCGGCTCCGGACACCACGGGCTTAAGGGGTTGGGCGCTCTCCGCGTGCGCATGCAGTTCGAACGGTTCGACTTGCTGGCCCGGGTCTTGGAGGGCCAACAGAAGGCCACCTACGACCTGTCGAGCAGCGACATGCCCGAACAGCGCCTCTCCGACTACGCCGGACTCGCGGACCTCTCCCTTGCGGAGAACCACGTGGGCGGCAGCGAGGAGTTGCGGGCGGAGCTCGCCCGCCTCTACGGCGGTCACGCGGGCGACTACCTCGTGACCGCGGGTGCCAGCGAGGCGAATTTCGCGGTGTTCGCGACCCTCCTGAACTCCGGCGATCCCGTCCTGGTCGAGCATCCGACCTATCAGCCGCTCGACGCGATTCCCCGGGGCCTCGGCGCCGCGGTGCACCCGTTGGTCCGGAACGAGGGCGAAGGCTTTCAGCTCACGGCCGATCGGGTCCGTGCCGCGCTTCCGCCAAACCTCCGGCTCCTGGCCCTCACGAACCTGAACAACCCCACGGGAGTTGCCCTGGACGCGGACGAAGTGCAACGCATCGCGGATCTCGCGGAAGATCGCGGATTCTACGTCTTGGTGGACGAGATCTTCCGTGAACTTGCCTTCGATCACGAAAGCCCCACGATGGGCGGAATCAACGAACGCACGATTGTGACGTCGAGCGTCTCCAAGTACGACGGCGCCGGAGGTCTTAAGATCGGCTGGATTCGTGCAACCCCCGACGTGCGGCAACGGTTGCAGTCCGTGCTCGACTACCTCTCCTCGACCCCCGCGGGGCCCTCGGAGGCAATCGCGCTCGCCGTGCTCCGCGGTCGAAAGAAGACCGCAGCCCGGAACCGGCGGCTGATCGAGGCGGGGAGGAAGGTGGCCCGGGAATGGGCGGAGAGCGAACCCGATCTC is a genomic window containing:
- a CDS encoding pyridoxal phosphate-dependent aminotransferase, whose protein sequence is MQFERFDLLARVLEGQQKATYDLSSSDMPEQRLSDYAGLADLSLAENHVGGSEELRAELARLYGGHAGDYLVTAGASEANFAVFATLLNSGDPVLVEHPTYQPLDAIPRGLGAAVHPLVRNEGEGFQLTADRVRAALPPNLRLLALTNLNNPTGVALDADEVQRIADLAEDRGFYVLVDEIFRELAFDHESPTMGGINERTIVTSSVSKYDGAGGLKIGWIRATPDVRQRLQSVLDYLSSTPAGPSEAIALAVLRGRKKTAARNRRLIEAGRKVAREWAESEPDLVWHDPVAHLAFPNVGGDTLRLADLLLKKYHTFIAPGESFGIEGHFRLNIGKGAEGLQEGLRRVSQARSALRKT
- a CDS encoding long-chain fatty acid--CoA ligase, which gives rise to MKGTMMEFPLTLTHILDHAASLFGSSQIVSRLPDKSLHRYTYADLNRRARALAEALQKAGLKPGDRVATLMWNDYVHLEAYFGVPAAGGVLHTVNLRLHPNDLAYILNHAEDRFLVIDDTLLPILDRVKDRVKFERVFVAPLTGKPVPPATESYEDFLKSAPGSFQPPKIAEEDAAGLCYTSGTTGRPKGVLYSHRALVLHTLVAAGARGVSISGSDTVLPVVPMFHVNAWGIPFTATMVGAKQVLPGPHLDPESLLDLFERERVTATAGVPTIWMGILDLLDKYPNRWHLVPGMRMLIGGSAVPETLIRGFDRHDLQVVQGWGMTETSPIGSVSVVKKSLDDRPEKERYEIRAKQGFALPFVELRGMGDGGEIPWDGKAVGELQVRGPWVAASYYRMPEAADRWTDDGWFRTGDVASIDPEGYVKIVDRTKDLIKSGGEWISSVDLENALMAHPAVKEAAVIAMANEKWGERPLAVVVTREGKNVTADELRAFLEPNFAKWWLPDAIVFAKEIPRTATGKFSKLTLREQYANYRPPPSDLPA